A single region of the Amphiura filiformis chromosome 7, Afil_fr2py, whole genome shotgun sequence genome encodes:
- the LOC140157115 gene encoding elongator complex protein 5-like: MSVLREVVEGRESAPLVVIQDTIQHCGMALLRCMTNQLARRVDQVHVFVYDKAPAAFLSGFDPSIRSRLLCHDGWSDPVGWNGLSESTSPDFNLVRLQEEACMLQHIARCTRPGSVRSIGVVIASITPVVIHTKIAATARELHQLVNPPEALGFEIAQVIGVLHADVHEESIISAICHQASTILRLSHHMSIAPVTEEPMGYCELLHKRRSGKVLRQKEGYSVDHDYGLIVFPGEILDQDIQSTLHQPDPTANLTFNLSLRESERKAKENVVLPYTSQQQSIQIGNNQRGTGQIYYEPDEADDIDDEDPDDDLDI; this comes from the exons ATACAATCCAACATTGCGGGATGGCACTGTTAAGATGCATGACAAATCAGTTAGCAAGAAG GGTTGATCAAGTGCACGTGTTTGTGTATGACAAAGCACCAGCAGCCTTTCTAAGTGGTTTTGATCCAAGCATCAGGTCACGTCTGTTATGTCATGATGGGTGGTCAGATCCTGTGGGTTGGAATGGCTTAAG CGAGTCCACATCACCAGATTTCAACTTAGTACGACTGCAGGAGGAAGCTTGCATGCTACAACACATTGCCAGATGTACACGTCCTGGGTCAGTCCGATCCATAGGAGTAGTAATAGCTTCCATCACACCTGTTGTTATACACACAAAAATTGCTGCTACGGCAAGAGAATTACACCAACTTGTAAATCCACCAGAAGCACTAG GTTTTGAAATTGCACAGGTTATTGGGGTACTACATGCTGATGTACACGAAGAGAGTATTATCAGTGCAATATGCCATCAAGCATCCACCATCCTCAGATTGTCACACCATATGTCTATTGCACCTGTCACAGAGGAACCTATGGGCTACTGTGAACTGTTACACAAACGCAGATCAGGCAAAGTATTGCGTCAG AAAGAAGGTTACAGTGTAGACCATGACTATGGGTTGATAGTGTTTCCTGGTGAAATATTAGACCAAGACATACAAAGTACTCTACATCAG CCTGATCCAACAGCCAacttgacctttaacctcagCTTGCGGGAGTCGGAGCGTAAGGCAAAAGAAAATGTGGTGCTTCCCTACACATCTCAACA GCAATCCATCCAAATTGGCAATAATCAGCGAGGCACAGGACAGATTTATTATGAGCCTGATGAagctgatgatattgatgatgaagaCCCCGATGATGACCTGGACATATGA